From the Candidatus Krumholzibacteriia bacterium genome, one window contains:
- a CDS encoding winged helix-turn-helix domain-containing protein codes for MVKTSSPFGSKTRSAVLVALRLLGDSYARELSRVLEVRVSGVQQALQGLEEDGLVVAREHGRTKLYRIDPEYFAFAELQRYLLRLAEPERVLRRRIESRRREPRRTGKRA; via the coding sequence ATGGTCAAGACCTCGTCGCCTTTCGGAAGCAAGACGCGCTCTGCGGTGCTCGTGGCGCTGCGGCTCCTCGGGGACAGCTATGCGCGCGAGCTATCCCGCGTTCTGGAAGTCCGGGTCTCCGGTGTCCAGCAAGCCTTGCAGGGGTTGGAAGAGGACGGCCTGGTCGTGGCGCGGGAGCACGGGCGCACGAAGCTCTACCGCATCGATCCGGAGTACTTCGCCTTCGCCGAGCTGCAGCGCTACCTCCTCCGGCTGGCCGAGCCGGAACGAGTCCTGCGGCGGCGTATCGAATCCAGGCGGCGCGAGCCCCGCCGCACCGGCAAGCGCGCCTGA
- a CDS encoding ImmA/IrrE family metallo-endopeptidase: protein MIDTRVWIEKLRAGDRSRAASGSGDRGPQRLSREFLEEVLELVVRYARIEKLVLGGATVSYSPVSLEAARHPAADPSAQGEALADGERARLELPAGPILELPQLIERQGIKVVPCLFPGPEYCGGFFFDARLGPVILLHAGVSASEMLCGLAHQYAHFLADFDPYITTLCGFAPASAPEDPIEARAHAMALAFLMPRADLETYREALDGEGAPVSAQLVRHLSVYFDLDPEVVLWRLLALDWIDAVALRFLLAAHDELAGSLRRQPATPPAVLLPDRFVRLVASAFGAGRIDLEAAAAYFGTDRDRAETILGQFEYEEGSAAADS from the coding sequence GTGATCGACACGCGAGTCTGGATCGAGAAGCTCCGTGCCGGCGATCGCTCTCGAGCTGCGAGCGGCAGTGGCGACCGCGGGCCGCAGCGCTTGTCCCGGGAATTCCTGGAAGAGGTCCTCGAGCTGGTGGTGCGTTACGCCCGCATCGAAAAGCTCGTCCTCGGCGGCGCCACCGTCTCCTACTCGCCCGTTTCCCTGGAAGCGGCCCGGCACCCCGCCGCGGATCCCTCGGCGCAAGGCGAGGCCCTGGCCGATGGCGAGCGTGCCCGGCTCGAGCTGCCCGCAGGTCCCATCCTGGAGCTGCCGCAGCTCATCGAAAGGCAAGGCATCAAAGTGGTGCCCTGTCTCTTCCCGGGGCCCGAGTACTGCGGGGGCTTCTTCTTCGACGCCCGGCTCGGACCGGTCATCCTTTTGCACGCCGGCGTCAGCGCCTCGGAGATGCTCTGTGGGCTCGCCCATCAGTACGCGCACTTCCTGGCCGATTTCGACCCGTACATCACCACCCTCTGCGGTTTCGCGCCGGCGTCGGCCCCCGAGGATCCGATCGAAGCCCGCGCCCACGCCATGGCACTCGCCTTCCTCATGCCGCGTGCCGATCTGGAAACCTACCGCGAAGCCCTCGACGGTGAGGGCGCCCCGGTCTCGGCGCAGCTCGTGCGTCACTTGAGTGTCTACTTCGATCTCGATCCAGAGGTGGTGCTCTGGCGCCTGCTGGCGCTGGACTGGATCGATGCTGTCGCGTTGCGCTTTCTCCTGGCGGCGCACGATGAGCTGGCGGGCTCGCTGCGCCGGCAGCCGGCCACGCCCCCGGCGGTGCTGTTGCCGGACCGGTTCGTCCGCCTCGTGGCCAGCGCCTTCGGCGCCGGCCGCATCGATCTGGAGGCCGCGGCGGCATACTTCGGCACGGACAGAGACCGGGCCGAAACCATCCTCGGTCAGTTCGAGTATGAGGAAGGCAGCGCCGCCGCCGATTCGTGA
- the pyrF gene encoding orotidine-5'-phosphate decarboxylase: protein MGSERRSSSGRGGVTPEAVAGDRAPLDLEAARRRLLLALDLADLEAARTLLQRTAAHLGGIKIGKELFTRCGPEAIAALGAGGRPVFLDLKFHDIPNTVARAVEAAAEHRVRWLSLHTSGGAAMLEAAVRAREALPQERRPLLLGVTVLTSLELVDPEEVVDRALLAESCGLDGAIASPQEVVRLREVCAPGFLLVTPGVRPAGAATHDQTRVATPAAAIRDGADHLVVGRPIHAASDPARAAESIVLEIAGALAERRNPSAVRSAAVVPQASASPDASIAASAVSPVGAGDAIARRLTRMLRESGAFLEGHFVLSSGLHSDRYVQCAQFLQFPHLARRAGIWLAEHLRRYQPEVVVSVALGGLVIGQEVAAALGVRALFAERDDSGALRLRRGFGLRPGERVAIVDDVCTRGGSIAECAELVQAENAAVVVTASIIDRSGGERSFAHPFEALLEIEAKAVRPEACPGCAAGTPAVKPGSRPT from the coding sequence ATGGGAAGCGAACGGCGCAGCAGCAGCGGCCGAGGCGGCGTAACACCGGAGGCCGTCGCCGGGGATCGCGCCCCCCTCGATCTCGAGGCAGCGCGGCGGCGTTTGCTGCTCGCTTTGGACCTGGCCGACCTGGAAGCGGCGCGTACCCTCCTGCAGCGCACCGCCGCGCACCTCGGTGGCATCAAGATCGGCAAGGAGCTCTTCACCCGCTGCGGACCCGAGGCCATCGCCGCTCTCGGCGCCGGAGGGCGGCCGGTCTTCCTGGATCTCAAGTTCCACGACATCCCGAACACGGTGGCGCGCGCGGTGGAAGCGGCGGCGGAGCACCGGGTGCGCTGGCTGTCGCTGCACACGAGCGGCGGCGCCGCCATGCTGGAAGCAGCGGTGCGAGCACGGGAGGCGCTGCCGCAGGAGCGACGCCCGCTGCTCCTCGGCGTCACCGTGCTCACGAGCCTCGAGCTCGTCGATCCCGAAGAAGTGGTGGACCGGGCGCTTCTCGCCGAGAGCTGCGGCCTCGACGGGGCCATCGCGTCGCCCCAGGAAGTGGTGCGCCTGCGCGAGGTCTGCGCCCCCGGTTTCCTCCTCGTCACCCCCGGTGTGCGTCCCGCCGGCGCCGCGACCCACGATCAGACCCGGGTGGCGACACCCGCTGCCGCCATTCGTGACGGCGCCGATCACCTCGTCGTCGGGCGCCCGATCCATGCCGCTTCCGATCCGGCACGGGCCGCCGAGAGCATCGTCTTGGAGATCGCCGGCGCCCTCGCGGAGCGGAGGAATCCGTCCGCAGTGCGAAGCGCTGCAGTAGTTCCCCAAGCGTCCGCGTCTCCGGATGCGAGCATCGCAGCGTCCGCCGTGAGTCCCGTGGGCGCCGGCGACGCGATCGCCCGCCGGCTCACACGCATGCTGCGCGAGTCGGGCGCTTTCCTGGAGGGGCACTTCGTGCTGAGCTCGGGCCTGCACAGCGATCGCTACGTGCAATGCGCCCAGTTCCTGCAGTTTCCGCACCTGGCGCGCCGCGCCGGGATCTGGCTCGCCGAGCACCTGCGCCGTTACCAGCCGGAAGTGGTGGTGAGCGTGGCGTTGGGCGGCCTCGTCATCGGCCAGGAGGTGGCGGCCGCCCTCGGCGTGCGGGCGCTGTTCGCCGAGCGCGACGACTCCGGCGCGCTCCGCCTGCGCCGGGGCTTCGGTCTGCGACCCGGGGAACGGGTCGCCATCGTGGACGATGTCTGCACCCGCGGCGGTTCCATCGCCGAGTGCGCCGAGCTCGTCCAGGCGGAGAACGCCGCGGTCGTCGTGACCGCGAGCATCATCGATCGGAGCGGCGGCGAGCGCAGCTTCGCCCATCCTTTCGAAGCCTTGCTCGAGATCGAGGCGAAGGCGGTGCGTCCCGAAGCTTGTCCCGGCTGTGCCGCGGGCACACCAGCGGTCAAACCCGGGAGCCGGCCCACGTGA
- a CDS encoding ABC transporter ATP-binding protein, whose product MLALEVVGLHKRFGSVQALRGVSFALESGEILGYLGPNGAGKTTTLRILAGLVRADAGTARLLGEPAGQARVRERLGYLPGELRLYGGLTAQALLERFASFRPSRPPVLRPRLLEAFALGAGDLARRVKFLSHGTKQKLGLVIALQHDPDLLLLDEPTNGLDPLMQRAFREVVQERVSLGRAVLLSSHVLSEVESSCHRVAVLRAGEMLAVETVATLRERLVRRVQLRVRGALPAGLAGLPGVTQAEISGREAVLWVQGDVNPILRAVAQAEVERFVFAEPQLEDVFVSFYAGTRS is encoded by the coding sequence ATGCTCGCCCTCGAGGTCGTTGGGCTGCACAAGCGCTTCGGCTCCGTCCAGGCGCTGCGCGGCGTGAGCTTCGCCCTCGAAAGCGGCGAGATCCTCGGCTATCTCGGTCCGAACGGCGCCGGCAAGACGACGACGCTGCGCATCCTCGCCGGCCTCGTGCGCGCCGACGCCGGCACGGCGCGCCTCCTGGGCGAGCCCGCCGGGCAGGCCAGAGTGCGGGAGCGCCTCGGCTACCTACCAGGAGAGCTGCGTCTCTACGGTGGTCTGACGGCGCAGGCACTTCTCGAGCGCTTCGCCAGCTTCCGCCCGTCGCGGCCGCCGGTGCTGCGCCCGCGCTTGCTCGAAGCCTTCGCGCTCGGGGCCGGCGACCTCGCCCGCCGGGTCAAGTTCCTCTCCCATGGCACCAAGCAGAAGCTCGGTCTGGTGATCGCGCTGCAGCACGATCCCGACCTGCTCCTCCTCGACGAACCGACGAATGGTCTCGACCCGCTGATGCAGCGGGCGTTCCGCGAAGTGGTGCAGGAACGCGTGTCTCTTGGCCGCGCCGTGCTGCTCTCCTCCCACGTTCTTTCCGAGGTGGAATCGTCCTGCCATCGCGTCGCGGTGCTCCGCGCCGGCGAGATGCTCGCCGTCGAGACGGTGGCGACATTGCGGGAGCGGCTGGTGCGGCGCGTGCAGCTCAGGGTGCGCGGTGCCCTGCCCGCCGGTCTCGCCGGCCTCCCGGGCGTGACGCAGGCCGAGATCAGCGGGCGCGAGGCGGTGCTCTGGGTTCAGGGCGACGTGAACCCCATCCTGCGCGCCGTGGCGCAGGCCGAGGTGGAGCGTTTCGTCTTCGCCGAACCGCAGCTCGAAGACGTTTTCGTGAGCTTCTACGCCGGGACACGCTCGTGA
- a CDS encoding inorganic diphosphatase: protein MQRLPIYLLLLIMALSVCAAAEQAAAPPATPEPTASSTTPLVAGLEQKDPLTLVGPKNFLAGYTAIVEERTVHAVVEIPAGYVDKWEVKNEDGLLHWDMKNGKPRRVKYLGYPCNYGMVPRTVLSKERDGDGDPLDVLVLGEAVPRGTVLEARVIGLFRMRDGGELDVKLVAVRAGTAFADIQSVAELQEKFPGVADIVETWFAHYKGPGVVKTEGFGDVDEALGILKNAAADFEKAHGGS, encoded by the coding sequence ATGCAGCGTCTGCCCATCTATCTCCTGCTCCTGATCATGGCTCTTTCCGTCTGTGCGGCGGCGGAGCAGGCGGCGGCACCGCCGGCGACGCCCGAACCCACCGCGAGCTCTACCACGCCTCTGGTTGCGGGTCTGGAGCAAAAGGACCCCCTCACCCTCGTCGGCCCCAAGAACTTCCTGGCCGGGTACACCGCCATCGTGGAGGAGCGCACCGTCCATGCGGTGGTCGAGATCCCGGCAGGGTATGTGGACAAGTGGGAGGTCAAGAACGAGGACGGCCTGCTCCACTGGGACATGAAGAACGGCAAGCCCCGGCGGGTGAAGTACCTGGGCTATCCCTGCAACTACGGGATGGTGCCGCGCACGGTGCTTTCCAAAGAACGGGATGGCGATGGCGATCCGCTCGATGTCCTCGTCCTGGGAGAGGCCGTGCCGCGGGGAACCGTGCTCGAGGCACGGGTCATCGGCTTGTTCCGGATGCGCGACGGCGGTGAGCTCGATGTCAAGCTGGTGGCGGTACGCGCCGGCACCGCCTTCGCCGACATCCAGAGCGTCGCCGAACTGCAGGAGAAGTTCCCGGGCGTCGCGGACATCGTCGAGACCTGGTTCGCCCACTACAAGGGGCCAGGGGTCGTGAAGACCGAGGGATTCGGCGACGTCGACGAGGCGCTCGGCATCCTGAAGAACGCCGCCGCCGACTTCGAGAAGGCTCACGGCGGTTCTTGA
- a CDS encoding outer membrane beta-barrel protein, whose protein sequence is MRGRKFFVLVSLLAATACGFARPVAAVDVVAGAKGGYALTDLIGENDEGANSKNSGLVGVLLGWEINSWFSAHIEPVWTQKGAELENFQFGELASKITLDYFEIPVLGRFRYPIPETKKQGPVGVVGPVLSINTKAEITFAGGDENIVEFVHDVDFGFVVGAGYDLAIGTGTTTIEVRYVVGLSEVFESNSPSPEFTGNLRNGALQVTVGWFKTFF, encoded by the coding sequence ATGCGTGGTAGGAAATTCTTCGTTCTCGTCTCGCTGCTCGCGGCCACGGCCTGCGGCTTCGCTCGCCCGGTGGCGGCGGTGGACGTGGTCGCCGGGGCCAAAGGCGGCTACGCGCTCACCGATCTCATCGGCGAGAACGACGAAGGAGCGAACTCGAAGAACTCCGGCCTCGTCGGCGTCCTCTTGGGCTGGGAGATCAACAGCTGGTTCTCCGCCCACATCGAACCGGTGTGGACCCAGAAGGGGGCGGAGCTGGAGAACTTCCAGTTCGGCGAACTGGCCTCGAAGATCACCTTGGACTACTTCGAGATCCCCGTGCTCGGAAGGTTCCGCTATCCGATCCCGGAGACGAAGAAGCAAGGCCCGGTGGGAGTCGTGGGCCCGGTGCTCTCGATCAACACCAAGGCGGAGATCACCTTTGCCGGCGGTGACGAGAACATCGTCGAGTTCGTTCACGACGTCGACTTCGGCTTCGTCGTCGGCGCGGGCTACGATCTCGCCATCGGCACCGGCACCACGACGATCGAGGTGCGCTACGTCGTCGGGCTCTCGGAGGTGTTCGAGAGCAACTCCCCCAGTCCGGAGTTCACCGGGAACCTCCGGAACGGGGCGCTGCAGGTCACCGTGGGCTGGTTCAAGACGTTCTTCTAG
- a CDS encoding ABC transporter permease subunit has translation MIAAALFRHLVRRQGAFLGVSALLLTLFQFLICAAVSSTNAGDALETLVRSLPPAVQNLIATQFFGGFSERGLVAFGWNHPVAHALGTAAAIVLASRAVAGEIESGAVELLLSQPFSRATYFFTHVLFALVALGLLALAGIAGTSLGQVVFHLPLFGGGPLLRLGLAYFLLLCAWFGLTLAFSSVGQEGGRVAGIGFLLALGSFFAQGIGLLWSDASFILPWTVHHYFSPQTLLLGEGASLRSCFTLLAVAVVGMTIAAWRFWRRDLP, from the coding sequence GTGATCGCCGCCGCCCTATTCCGTCACTTGGTCCGGCGTCAGGGGGCGTTCCTGGGGGTGAGCGCTCTTCTCCTCACCCTCTTCCAGTTCCTGATCTGCGCTGCCGTCTCGTCAACCAACGCGGGCGATGCTTTGGAAACCCTGGTTCGCTCTCTCCCCCCCGCCGTGCAGAACCTCATCGCCACCCAGTTCTTCGGCGGCTTCTCCGAGCGCGGCCTGGTTGCCTTCGGCTGGAATCACCCGGTCGCCCATGCCCTCGGTACCGCCGCGGCGATCGTCCTCGCCTCCCGTGCTGTGGCCGGCGAGATCGAATCAGGGGCCGTCGAGCTGTTGCTGAGCCAGCCCTTCTCCCGCGCCACCTACTTCTTCACCCACGTTCTCTTCGCTCTCGTGGCCCTCGGCCTTCTCGCCCTCGCTGGCATCGCGGGCACGAGCCTGGGGCAGGTCGTTTTCCACCTGCCGCTGTTCGGCGGGGGACCGCTGCTCCGACTGGGGCTCGCCTACTTCCTGCTGCTTTGCGCCTGGTTCGGGCTCACCCTCGCTTTTTCGTCGGTGGGCCAGGAAGGGGGGCGTGTCGCCGGCATCGGCTTTCTCCTCGCGCTCGGCTCTTTCTTCGCCCAAGGCATCGGGCTTCTGTGGTCGGATGCGTCTTTCATCCTCCCATGGACGGTCCACCACTACTTCTCGCCGCAAACCCTCCTGCTCGGGGAGGGCGCGTCACTGCGCTCCTGTTTCACCCTGCTCGCGGTGGCGGTGGTGGGCATGACCATCGCCGCCTGGCGATTCTGGCGCCGGGACCTCCCCTAG
- a CDS encoding choice-of-anchor D domain-containing protein codes for SVTVGAMALTSFGLRNDGDVTLNVQSIALAGPHAGEFSAERGADVMPRRLPQIASTFGPFVVPPGSVVPVVVRFLPVTVGAKNAVLRIVSDDPNRGTAEFPLTGVAIPEYPDITVSPPAVDFGPAQILTSATGQVKLHNWGRAILQVSSALTGGDLADFAITAGSGPFAVAPGESAAVSFTFAPTTLGPKATTLRLQSNDPDTPVVNVPLSGVSVVQNILVTPLVRKFASTDIFTYRRTFVWVRNTGTGALQVSAVSFLGPQASAFSITAGGGAFTVAPGDSSRMTIQFAPVTAGNKNATLRIQSNDPDTPALDVAFSGTGLLPPYPIIVASPPSRDFGSVAVMASTSAGVWVRNAGGVVLQVSALSLLGPQAAEFAVTSGGAFSVASTDSVQIGLAFTPLTLGSRSATLRIQSDDPQTPALDVALSGVGLRPVIAVSPTGCDFGGALLGSGAAMQVLEVRNEGNEVLAVSQTSITGAGAGNFAITSGGGPFSVAPGSSATVSLRFAPSSAGVKTATLRLQSNDPEQANLEVALSGIGVAATGGRLPILFQESVEGASSNSISVTTSRSVTAVNGALYLAAVSARPLTAVSSVAGLGLVWSRVRGQCSARSQTGVEIWVGSGTPSTGVVTATFVSPTSSAALLVSRYVNSVPTAPLRAVVSANTNGVQGICSNGTDTASFSMNLQATAGGSLVFIAAAMRNRDLSVGSGTTLRAAVHAGSGGAITGLATADRQLATTGNVNLSGSFGQSVDWAVAAVEIAPAIVFAEITVTPGSHDYGALNVGTSGSTSFVIRNDGSATLQVPGIGLLGPQAADFALTSGATAPPLAPGASHTVNVRFAPAGGGTRSALLRIVSDDPDEVTLDLPLTGTGIPVVPDLAVSPASLNFGSIPALTFTSFPLGISNLGTAILQVTQITVTGPDASSFVWSGAALPISLVPGDGTALGLSFVPTTQGTKSAALRLVSNDPDQGTLDVPLSGTALPPLLPDIAVLPGSLDFGTTTVFSSRAGNVRVRNQGTAALHVTGSAIVGTDSLSFALGSSGTFTLAPGDSTNVALTFTPTSSGPKSARLRLTSDDPDENPVLVVLTGTGVAIPHGNIVFQGIVQGGSSNSTSVTTASSVPVQSGNLVLAAVATKAYVNVTAVTGLGLTWTRVRAQCGGRSQTGVEVWLGTGSPSPGLVTASFASAPTSAALLVARYSGADPVTPLGAMVSANTQGVGGPCSGGVDTAAYAMSLQTTVNDAVVFQAVAMRSRILTPGSGYVLRNQFYAGPSGSVAGLAVADRVFASPGTVNVNGSFDGSVDWAVVGIVIRPHLVTAKQEALPETVQVAGLLLGYSAGTAWFELAAPQPVHARLRVLDVRGRLQTTLYDGVLPAGRTRLPWGGGVDDAVLPSGIYFLEAEIGGQRFVRKALLLR; via the coding sequence CAGCGTCACGGTCGGCGCCATGGCGCTCACGAGCTTCGGCCTCCGCAACGACGGTGATGTGACCCTGAACGTGCAGTCGATCGCCTTGGCCGGTCCTCACGCGGGGGAGTTCAGCGCCGAACGGGGTGCCGACGTCATGCCGCGCCGGCTGCCCCAGATCGCCAGCACCTTCGGCCCGTTCGTGGTTCCACCAGGAAGCGTCGTGCCCGTGGTGGTGCGCTTCCTGCCCGTGACCGTCGGCGCCAAGAACGCGGTACTCCGCATCGTGAGCGACGACCCGAACCGGGGCACGGCGGAATTCCCTCTGACTGGTGTGGCGATTCCCGAGTACCCCGATATCACCGTGAGCCCGCCGGCAGTGGATTTTGGTCCTGCGCAGATTCTCACCTCGGCCACCGGTCAGGTGAAACTCCACAACTGGGGGAGAGCGATCCTCCAGGTCTCGTCGGCACTCACCGGAGGAGATCTGGCCGACTTCGCCATCACGGCGGGAAGCGGTCCCTTCGCCGTGGCCCCGGGCGAGAGTGCGGCGGTGTCGTTCACCTTCGCGCCGACGACGCTGGGGCCGAAGGCCACCACGCTCCGCCTGCAGAGCAACGACCCGGACACACCGGTCGTGAACGTGCCCTTGAGCGGCGTGAGCGTGGTACAGAACATCCTGGTGACCCCCCTCGTGCGCAAGTTCGCCTCCACGGATATTTTCACCTATAGGCGCACCTTCGTGTGGGTTCGCAACACGGGGACAGGAGCTCTCCAGGTATCTGCGGTGAGCTTTCTCGGCCCGCAGGCGTCGGCGTTCTCCATCACCGCCGGAGGTGGTGCCTTCACCGTGGCGCCCGGTGACAGCAGCCGGATGACCATCCAATTCGCTCCCGTCACGGCGGGGAACAAGAACGCCACGCTCCGCATCCAGAGCAACGACCCGGACACGCCGGCCCTGGACGTGGCGTTTTCCGGCACCGGATTGCTGCCGCCGTACCCGATCATCGTCGCCTCCCCTCCAAGCCGTGACTTCGGCTCCGTCGCGGTCATGGCAAGTACGAGCGCCGGTGTGTGGGTTCGCAACGCCGGCGGGGTGGTCCTGCAGGTTTCGGCGCTGAGCCTGCTGGGCCCGCAGGCGGCGGAGTTCGCCGTCACCAGCGGCGGCGCCTTCAGCGTGGCCTCCACGGACAGCGTCCAGATCGGGCTCGCTTTCACGCCCCTCACCCTGGGGAGCAGGAGCGCCACGCTCCGGATCCAGAGCGACGACCCGCAAACGCCGGCCCTGGACGTGGCGCTGAGCGGCGTGGGGTTGCGACCGGTGATCGCGGTCTCCCCCACAGGGTGCGATTTCGGCGGCGCCCTGCTCGGATCCGGAGCGGCGATGCAAGTTCTCGAGGTCCGCAACGAGGGCAACGAGGTCCTCGCGGTGAGCCAGACCAGCATCACCGGCGCCGGGGCAGGAAATTTCGCCATCACGAGCGGGGGTGGGCCGTTCAGTGTCGCTCCGGGGAGCAGTGCGACCGTGAGCCTCCGCTTTGCCCCGTCGAGCGCGGGAGTGAAAACCGCGACGCTCCGCCTCCAGAGCAACGACCCGGAGCAAGCCAACCTGGAGGTGGCGCTCTCCGGCATCGGCGTCGCTGCGACGGGCGGGCGTCTCCCCATCCTCTTCCAGGAGAGCGTGGAGGGCGCCTCGTCGAATTCCATCAGCGTGACCACGTCGCGCAGCGTCACTGCGGTGAACGGCGCTCTCTATCTGGCGGCGGTCTCCGCCAGGCCTCTGACCGCGGTGAGCAGCGTCGCAGGACTCGGGCTCGTCTGGTCCCGCGTACGGGGGCAGTGCAGCGCCCGCTCGCAGACCGGTGTCGAGATCTGGGTGGGTTCGGGGACGCCGAGCACCGGGGTCGTCACCGCCACCTTCGTCAGCCCGACCAGCAGCGCCGCTCTGCTCGTGTCGCGTTACGTCAACTCCGTTCCGACAGCGCCGCTCCGAGCGGTGGTTTCAGCGAATACGAACGGTGTCCAAGGCATCTGTAGCAATGGCACCGACACGGCATCCTTTTCCATGAACCTACAGGCCACCGCCGGCGGCTCTCTCGTGTTCATCGCCGCGGCGATGCGCAATCGCGACCTCTCCGTCGGATCCGGTACCACCTTGCGCGCCGCGGTACACGCTGGATCCGGCGGCGCGATCACCGGGCTCGCCACCGCCGACCGCCAGCTCGCCACCACGGGCAACGTGAACCTGAGCGGCAGCTTCGGCCAGAGCGTGGACTGGGCGGTGGCGGCGGTCGAGATCGCGCCGGCCATCGTCTTCGCCGAGATCACCGTGACGCCCGGGAGCCACGACTACGGTGCCTTGAACGTCGGCACCAGCGGCAGTACCTCCTTCGTGATCCGCAATGACGGCTCTGCCACCCTGCAAGTGCCGGGCATCGGGCTTCTCGGGCCGCAGGCCGCCGATTTCGCCCTCACCAGCGGCGCGACCGCACCGCCCTTGGCACCGGGCGCGAGCCACACCGTGAATGTCCGCTTCGCCCCGGCCGGTGGTGGCACCCGGTCGGCGCTGCTGCGCATCGTGAGCGACGACCCGGACGAGGTGACCCTGGATCTCCCTCTCACCGGCACGGGAATACCGGTGGTCCCCGACCTCGCGGTCTCGCCGGCGTCGTTGAACTTCGGCAGCATCCCGGCGCTCACCTTCACGAGCTTCCCCCTCGGGATCTCCAACCTCGGCACCGCCATCCTGCAGGTGACGCAGATCACCGTCACCGGCCCGGATGCTTCGTCCTTCGTCTGGAGCGGGGCGGCGCTGCCCATCAGCCTCGTCCCAGGGGACGGCACCGCTCTGGGGCTCAGCTTCGTGCCGACCACGCAGGGAACGAAGAGCGCCGCGCTGCGTCTCGTGAGCAACGATCCCGATCAAGGGACGCTGGACGTGCCGCTCTCGGGTACGGCGTTGCCACCGCTTCTTCCCGACATTGCGGTGCTCCCCGGCAGCCTCGACTTCGGCACCACCACCGTCTTCTCGAGTCGCGCCGGCAACGTCCGCGTCCGCAATCAGGGCACGGCGGCGTTGCACGTCACCGGCTCCGCCATCGTGGGGACGGATTCGCTTTCCTTCGCCCTCGGGAGCAGCGGCACCTTCACGCTGGCGCCGGGCGACAGCACGAACGTCGCCCTCACCTTCACCCCGACGAGCTCGGGACCGAAGAGCGCTCGGCTCCGCCTCACGAGCGACGACCCGGACGAGAACCCCGTGCTGGTCGTTCTCACCGGCACCGGTGTCGCCATACCGCACGGCAACATCGTCTTCCAAGGCATTGTCCAGGGCGGTTCGTCGAACAGCACGAGCGTGACGACCGCGAGCAGCGTGCCGGTGCAGTCGGGCAATCTGGTGCTCGCCGCGGTGGCCACCAAGGCCTACGTCAACGTCACCGCCGTGACCGGCCTCGGGCTCACTTGGACCCGCGTACGGGCCCAGTGCGGCGGTCGCTCGCAAACGGGGGTGGAGGTATGGCTCGGCACCGGTTCTCCGAGCCCGGGTCTGGTCACTGCGAGCTTCGCCAGCGCCCCGACCAGCGCCGCTCTCCTCGTGGCACGCTATTCGGGAGCGGATCCCGTCACGCCCTTGGGGGCGATGGTCTCCGCGAATACCCAAGGCGTGGGCGGACCCTGCAGCGGCGGGGTCGACACCGCTGCCTATGCCATGAGCCTGCAGACGACGGTGAACGACGCCGTGGTGTTCCAGGCGGTGGCGATGCGGAGCCGCATTCTCACTCCCGGCAGCGGCTATGTGCTGCGCAATCAGTTCTATGCCGGACCGTCGGGTTCCGTCGCCGGCTTGGCGGTGGCGGACCGGGTCTTCGCTTCGCCGGGCACGGTGAACGTGAACGGCAGCTTCGATGGCAGCGTGGACTGGGCGGTCGTGGGCATCGTGATCCGTCCCCATCTGGTGACGGCGAAGCAAGAAGCGCTGCCGGAGACGGTGCAGGTGGCTGGCCTCCTCCTCGGCTACAGCGCGGGAACGGCCTGGTTCGAGTTGGCAGCACCGCAACCGGTCCACGCTCGCCTGCGCGTTCTCGATGTACGCGGGCGCCTGCAGACGACGTTGTACGACGGCGTTCTCCCCGCCGGTCGCACACGCCTTCCCTGGGGCGGCGGAGTGGACGACGCTGTCCTGCCCTCCGGCATCTACTTCCTCGAGGCCGAGATCGGTGGGCAACGCTTCGTCCGCAAGGCGCTTCTCTTGCGTTGA